In Paralcaligenes sp. KSB-10, the following are encoded in one genomic region:
- the eno gene encoding phosphopyruvate hydratase, producing the protein MSAIVDIIGREILDSRGNPTVECDVLLESGAMGRAAVPSGASTGSREAIELRDGDAARYSGKGVLRAVENLNTEISEALMGLDAQEQTFVDRTLIDLDGTESKGRLGANAILAASMAVARAAADESGLSLYRYFGGSGPMQMPVPMMNVINGGAHANNTLDLQEFMILPLGAGSFREALRMGAEVFHALKTLINKQGMSTAVGDEGGFAPSVANHEAAIQLILQAIADAGYEAGSQIALGLDCASSEFYRDGRYHLAGEGGVVLTSQDFANLLSTWCDKYPIISIEDGMAENDWEGWKILTDQLGKKIQLVGDDLFVTNTKILKQGIDQGVANSILIKINQIGTLTETFAAIEMAKRAGYTAVISHRSGETEDSTIADIAVGTNAMQIKTGSLSRSDRMAKYNQLLRIEEELAEVATYPGRDAFYNLR; encoded by the coding sequence ATGAGTGCAATCGTAGATATCATTGGGCGCGAAATTCTGGATTCGCGTGGTAACCCGACCGTTGAATGCGATGTGTTGCTGGAGTCCGGGGCGATGGGCCGCGCGGCTGTGCCTTCGGGGGCTTCCACCGGTTCCCGCGAAGCGATCGAGCTGCGCGACGGCGATGCCGCACGGTATTCGGGCAAGGGCGTTTTGCGCGCCGTTGAAAACCTCAACACCGAAATATCCGAAGCCCTGATGGGGCTCGACGCACAAGAGCAAACCTTTGTCGACCGTACCCTGATCGATCTGGACGGCACTGAATCCAAGGGGCGCCTGGGTGCCAATGCCATTCTGGCGGCCAGCATGGCCGTGGCGCGCGCGGCGGCTGACGAATCCGGCCTGTCCCTGTACCGTTATTTCGGCGGCAGCGGCCCCATGCAAATGCCGGTGCCCATGATGAATGTCATCAATGGCGGCGCTCACGCCAATAACACGCTCGATCTGCAGGAGTTCATGATCCTGCCTCTGGGGGCCGGCAGTTTCCGCGAGGCTCTGCGTATGGGCGCCGAGGTTTTCCACGCTCTCAAGACGCTTATCAATAAACAAGGGATGTCTACGGCGGTTGGCGACGAAGGTGGCTTTGCGCCCAGCGTGGCCAATCATGAAGCGGCAATCCAACTGATACTGCAGGCTATTGCCGATGCGGGCTACGAGGCCGGCTCCCAGATTGCGCTGGGCCTGGATTGCGCCAGTTCCGAGTTCTACCGCGACGGCCGCTATCATCTGGCGGGCGAGGGCGGCGTAGTCCTGACTTCGCAAGACTTTGCCAATTTGCTCAGCACCTGGTGCGATAAATATCCCATCATCTCCATCGAAGACGGCATGGCTGAAAACGATTGGGAAGGCTGGAAAATCCTTACCGACCAGCTTGGCAAAAAAATACAATTGGTGGGCGACGATCTGTTCGTGACCAACACCAAGATCCTCAAGCAGGGTATCGATCAAGGTGTTGCCAATTCCATTCTGATCAAAATCAACCAGATCGGCACCCTGACCGAAACCTTTGCAGCCATCGAAATGGCCAAACGTGCCGGCTATACCGCCGTGATTTCCCATCGCTCGGGCGAAACCGAAGACTCCACCATTGCCGATATTGCCGTGGGCACCAACGCCATGCAGATCAAAACGGGCTCATTGTCGCGTTCCGACCGCATGGCCAAATACAATCAGTTGCTGCGTATCGAGGAAGAGCTTGCCGAAGTGGCTACCTATCCCGGACGCGACGCCTTTTATAATCTGCGCTAG
- a CDS encoding MarR family winged helix-turn-helix transcriptional regulator: MPDDDFPQIRVMQKLGRTYRTLLAAFSASIGQPMPRWRVMLMLYQQGEMSQKQLSELLRMDPAALTRQIKVIEHLGWVRRHNDALDNRLTNVALSPVGIQVVEQAMPARKAFIQRALSDLSDADLTALSGTLDTLERRLRDELAAGNADKP; this comes from the coding sequence ATGCCCGATGACGATTTTCCGCAGATCAGGGTGATGCAGAAGCTGGGGCGGACGTATCGCACCCTGCTGGCGGCCTTCAGTGCCAGTATCGGCCAGCCCATGCCCCGCTGGAGGGTAATGCTGATGCTTTATCAGCAGGGGGAAATGTCGCAGAAGCAGTTGTCTGAGTTGCTGCGCATGGACCCTGCCGCCCTGACCCGGCAAATCAAGGTCATCGAGCATCTGGGATGGGTGCGGCGCCATAACGATGCGCTCGACAACCGCCTGACCAATGTCGCGCTGAGTCCGGTGGGAATCCAGGTGGTGGAACAGGCCATGCCCGCACGGAAAGCCTTCATACAAAGGGCGCTTTCCGATTTGTCGGATGCCGATCTCACGGCCCTCAGCGGTACGCTTGATACGCTCGAGCGGCGTCTGCGCGACGAGCTGGCCGCAGGCAATGCGGACAAGCCCTGA